GGATTCCGCCTGAAGTTGGTCGCCCAGATCGGTCACGCGATAGCCATGGCTTTCAGCCGCCGTCCGCGCTGCGGCCAGCGCATCGCGCGCCCGTGCGATCACCACTGTGTCGGAGCCGGCCAGGCCCAGACTGTCCGCCGCAGGCGTTTCGTTGGCCGGATCGTTCAGCGCCCGCATCACCGGTTCCGGGCAGGTGATTCCATATTTGGCAACAATATCGCGCGCCATTTCCAGACTGGTATCGTCGGCAACGGTCGGCCCGGACGAGACAAAGGAAGGGTCGTCACCGGGAATGTCGGATATGATCCATGTCGTAACCTTGGCAGCGCCAGCTGCAACCGCCAGTCGCCCGCCCTTGATCGTCGACAGATGCTTGCGAACGCAGTTAATCTCTTCGATTGTCGCGCCAGATTGCAGCAAGGCGCGTGTTACCTGCTGTTTATCAGTCAGGGATACGCCATCGGCAGGCGCAGCCAGCAGCGCCGATCCTCCGCCCGAAAGCAGGAACAATAAATGATCGCCAGCCTCCAATTGCGTGGCGATGGCCAGCGCCTTTTGTGCGGCGAGCACACTATTGTCGTCAGGATAGGGGTGGCCGGCTTCGATGGTTTCAACCCCGGGCCAGGCGGCTAGCCCTGTAGGCAGATGGCCATGGCGGGTGACCAAAAGGCCGGGCAGGGGATTGGCTGCGCGCGATTGCGCCACGCCCATCATGTCGGCCGCTGCCTTGCCCACGGCGATCACGGCGGTGCGTCCGTGCTGCGATGTTGGAATATTGCGCGGCATCGATCTTGCCGCCGATACGGCATCGACGGCTGCGTCAAACAGGGCGCGCAATCGGTCGCGTGTCGATGCGCCCCGTGTTGCTAGGCCGACTAAAGGCTCAGAAAAGCTGATGGTTTCCTCCCGCGTCATTCAAAGGAATAACGGCCAAGAAACTGACGCCTGCCGCCACCAGCGGCTAGCATCGATTTGCGGAACATAGTGTTCCAAAATCTGCAACAGATTAAATTTCCCACGACAGGGTGGGACGCAGATTTTCCGCCAGATAGTCGATCAGCGACCTGACGCGCAGCGGAACGCCTTTGGGATCGGGGAATAACGCAAAGAATGTCATGTTCGCGGCCTGCCATCCGGGCAAGACTTCGACGAGCCGCCCCTCGGCCAGATCATGCTTGCACAAAAAGGCTGGCAGGCTTGCAATGCCCAGTTCGGACAATACGGCATCGCGCAGCAGGATAAGGTCGTTGCAGATCAGTCGCGGCGAAAATTCGACTGAAACCTGTTCATTGCCGCGATGCAGTGCCCAGCGGTGCCGGCGATCAACAATGCCGGAGGCCAACAGGTCGAAACGCGGAAGCTCGACATGGTTTTGCGGCGAACCCTTGCGTTCGAAATAGCCCGGCGATCCGAATATGCCGCAACCGGTGGTGCCCAGTTTCACCGCGACCAGTTCGGAATCCGAAAACGGGCCGACTGCCAGTGCGACGTCAAAGCCTTCACGCAGCAACCCCACGGCATCATCGGTCAGCGCACTGACAAGCCGCACATCAGGATATTGTTCCAGAAACCCTGCAAGCAAAGGCCCGATAAGGCTTTGCCCCAGAACATAGGGGATGGCCACGCGTACCACGCCTTGCGGCACATTTTTGCGGTTCAGCAGCGCCCGTTCGCCATCCCGCAAGACGCCTAGCGAACGCATGCAATATTCAAAAAACATTGCGCCATCTTGCGTGATTGTGACCGCGCGGGTGGAACGGTGGAGCAATTGGACGCCCAGATGTTCTTCCAGTCTGGATATCCGGCGACTGATCGTCGATTTAGGTAAGCCGAGCAGCTTGCCAGCCTTGGTCAGGCTTTCGGTTTCTACGACTTTTGAAAAAACCTGCAAATCGCCCAAGTCCAACATGGCCGCCTCCCTCGTCGCGGCCGATATTCCATTGTTGCGAAACTGGCAACATATTGTTGCGCGATTAAAGGCTATCGAAATTACCGCTTCGGCCACAATTTTCGCGCAACAGCGCGCATTTGTCGCGTGATCGATCAGGGAGAGGTTTATGTTGAAGATCCGAAACCGAATGGGAATGTCAAGCCGCGTCGCGTTGCTCTGCACCGGGGCTGCGATTGCATTGGCAATGCCTGTTGCAGCCGTTCAGGCCCAAGACGCCGGCAATGAAGACGCCGCTGAAGAAGCTGCCAATCCGGAAATCATCGTGACGGCAACGTCGCGCGGGCGCATCGCGCTCGATACCCCGCTTGCCGTCAGCCAGGTGAGCGAA
This portion of the Sphingobium sp. genome encodes:
- a CDS encoding glycerate kinase, with the protein product MTREETISFSEPLVGLATRGASTRDRLRALFDAAVDAVSAARSMPRNIPTSQHGRTAVIAVGKAAADMMGVAQSRAANPLPGLLVTRHGHLPTGLAAWPGVETIEAGHPYPDDNSVLAAQKALAIATQLEAGDHLLFLLSGGGSALLAAPADGVSLTDKQQVTRALLQSGATIEEINCVRKHLSTIKGGRLAVAAGAAKVTTWIISDIPGDDPSFVSSGPTVADDTSLEMARDIVAKYGITCPEPVMRALNDPANETPAADSLGLAGSDTVVIARARDALAAARTAAESHGYRVTDLGDQLQAESRHLGASHAALARRLAQDGHARAIISGGETTVTVQNKAGRGGRNMEYLLGLAIALNGAPGIFALACDTDGIDGTENAAGAIITPDTLERARSAGIDPAEHLTSNNAYLFFEALGDLVITGPTLTNVNDFRVILIENERPEGKD
- a CDS encoding LysR substrate-binding domain-containing protein, giving the protein MLDLGDLQVFSKVVETESLTKAGKLLGLPKSTISRRISRLEEHLGVQLLHRSTRAVTITQDGAMFFEYCMRSLGVLRDGERALLNRKNVPQGVVRVAIPYVLGQSLIGPLLAGFLEQYPDVRLVSALTDDAVGLLREGFDVALAVGPFSDSELVAVKLGTTGCGIFGSPGYFERKGSPQNHVELPRFDLLASGIVDRRHRWALHRGNEQVSVEFSPRLICNDLILLRDAVLSELGIASLPAFLCKHDLAEGRLVEVLPGWQAANMTFFALFPDPKGVPLRVRSLIDYLAENLRPTLSWEI